From Bombina bombina isolate aBomBom1 chromosome 1, aBomBom1.pri, whole genome shotgun sequence:
CATCAAACATGGAAGGATACAATATTTCAAGGTAATTGCCATTAAGATAAAGTCTGCGTAAACTTGTGAGGTTAGAAAAGGCACCTTCCTGTATAATTGCTATTCGATTATTACCTAAATGTAACAGATCAAGTGAACTAAATTCTTGAAGAtcatttttataaacaatttgtaaATAGTTACCTGTCAAGTACAGCTTCCTTGGGTTGCTAGGTTTAGGCTGAAGATCGGAAATGTTACTAATTTTTCTTTCTTGGCAATTAACATTCAAGCCACTATCAGAGTTCTGCGATGTGCACACACAGGCATCAGGACAAGTCAAAGGGACTGGAGATTTTGTCTGATAAACCATAATGGGCCCAAATATCTGCCTGTCTTTGGAGACCGTAACCCTTGGGGTGGGTCTATTTCTGGTTTTAGGGGGTCTGCTGGCTTTGGGGGCTCTAGTTGGGGTGACAGCTGGGTTATATGTAGGAGGTTGCCTCTGTATACGAGGGTCTGAAAATGCTGGGTGTGCAGATCTCTGATTTGTATCACTGGCACTCTTTCTGGGACATAGATCTTGCTTGGTCAGTTGTGTGACATCTTTGCCATGCAGCCTAAAAGGGGTTTCACATACAATCTCTCCCACAAACACAGTAATGGTATCTAACCAGGCTTTGAGTGGGATCAGATCACAGGTGCAATTccaaggattttcctccagctgtatTTCCATAATGCCTCCTATGTGTTCAAGGACACCAGCAAAGGGCAACATTTTAAGCCTATTGCCTCGCAGATCCAAATGAGTTAACAGCACAAAACGAAACACGTTATTTGGAAGAGACAGGAGAAGATTATCATTAAGAATCAGCACTTTTAATTTATTGAGTTTACTGAAAGCTCCAGCTTCAATAACACTGATGAAATTATAATCTGCTTGAAGATATTCAAGATTTTCCAGGCCCTGAAAAGTTTCCTCTTTTAACAtttccaatttattattatttagatgcaaACGTTTCAGAGTTTTTAAGCCATTAAAGGCACCAGTTTTGATATCCTGTAGTTCGTTGTTCCCCAGATGAAGAGTCACTGCATTGGAGTAATTGACAAACTCATTTGGGTATAGCCTGCTCAGTAAATTGCCATTAAGGAAAAGCTGGTATATTCTGGACTGTGGAGGGAGAAGCAAACTAACGCTGGTAAATCCTTTATTCTCACAATTAATATTAAGCACGTTCTCCTTCTCTTCGCATAAACAGCGGATCTTGCATATGTCTTTGGCGGTTTTACGACTCTCTGTCTTTAAGATCCCAGCCACTGATATAATACTTAGCAACAAAGCTCCGTTCAGCATCTTTACATTCCGCAGATCCCAGATCTGGTACCTACGTTTGTAAACCTAAAGGCAAAGATCGAAAACATCTCATTTAAATTAATGTTgtactactaatatatatatatgcaaatacctTACAAGAAGAATGACACTATAATCCTTTAGCaattattttattcaaaataataaataatagaaaactCTTATTTATTACCATCATTTCTatcagtgctgagctgtgatactCACACATCAGGAGAGCATGAGGAGCTCGTTCCTTTCAGGACCTATGCAGGTTTGCATTTCAAGGCATAAAATCCCATCTCTTTGCACTGATCTTCATGGAGAAGCTGTAAATGGATATAAAACGGAGCGGACGCAGGGCAGAAGTTGGAGAAGTggggtgtgaggggggggggggggagtgcggaGACTCTGGCAGGGAGGAGCTGCTGGGGCAGAGCGGCACTGTTTGCCTTCCCTGCTTTGCTATGAGTGGGGTTTCTGTTAAGGTTTGTGCTCTGCAGGCTCCCTCTCACCAAAAGGGGTGACGTCACGCCGCGAGTATTTGTTGCTGGGGGAGCTGGGCAAGCACGTTGTGACTCTCCCCTGTAAAGACCAAAATCCGAGCAGACCCTTTCATTAGGGGAAAGGGAGTGTAAAAACTCATTGTAATGCTTAGATCCTGTCTCCTAGTTAAAGAGCACAGTGGCTGAACAAGCACCACCACCCCCCATGCACCCTTGTGTGTGCAATACCTCTTTCATATCAgtaaaatataggggggggggggggggttctgttgcAACCCTACCACCCCTGTTTAactgttttgtaattttttaaaaaaaatcgctGAATGTGGACCAAGTTAATGAAATGCAGATTAAAATTTAACAAGTATAGAAACATTTTTGACAGAATaaggttatatattttttattcaaatggACAGAACGATgatctgtttaaaattgtttttttttgtttttgtttttttgtttttttttttgggggggggggggctacagtAAGTTTAGAAGATGCTGTAATAACTGATTTCATGATTTTTGTATTTAGTGCATGTGTTTGTAATGCAAGGTTGCATTGCATGTATTTTTTCCATTAACAGCCTTTAACAACTTAATGGTCAGTACACAGGGGCTATTGCTGTCAGCATCCTCTAAACCTGAAAACTGCTTGTTAAATGCTGACATTAGAGTTTGTTACCAGCTGCTGGTTGTAAgggaaaaaaaagctttttatagagtcatatctatattaataatatGCTTTACCCTTTAATGTCTGATTTCAGCTCTGGCCAATAACAGGGTTAATTTCTCCCACATTCCGAGACAGTGCTAATGCCCCCGTGTGACCTTCATGCAGCCTCCAATGAGAAGGATCAGGCAGAGGACATTGATTGACATTTTTCCCCCACAAAGTAAATGCACAACTCTGACCACTAATGGGACCACTGGGAAGATATGTGCTCTTGCTCTTGTAAAATAGACACAATTATGATAGCATTATACAACATCCTCAGTGCTTTGGCTAGATCATGATTATAGAATCTCAGTGGTACcactattaaccatttaataacagaCTTTACTGAACCCATGCTAGGAGCTGCTTGAAAGATATCAACGTCTACTGTAAATAATTCCAGGTAAAACCTGATGCAAGAAGTGTTCAGTATTAATAAAAATGTAAGATTCAAAGTGGAAGAAAAATATTGACAAGGCTGAGAATTTCAGAACCTTTGAGAAACATTAGAATATAAGAAAGCAAAGAGATTGAATGCAGACaaggcagggttttttttttctttctcttcattGCTTTACAGAGCCACTAGTTATGAAAGAAAGCTTTACAAGAGAAAGGCTAAGAAATGCAGTTTCTATATGCTTGGTGCCAATATACAGATTGTGACTGACTGTGACTCCATATCCAAAGCTTCGCTTTCCCAGCTCTCTCCACACAAATCTGATTATTACTGAACCAATTGTTTCCAGGCCGGATGCATCTGGGGGTGGAGGAAACAAATACAAGATGACTTTTTGGTATTATTTGAATTTGTTTTCTCATCATTTTTATTGGATGATTTCATCTGATTGTGTTAATGATTGCACACAGAAGCTATGCAGTTTGATTACCACAGAAACATTCCCAGCATGAGGAAAAAGCAAGAATAAATGAAGGGCTAAGGCCTCAGATATAATTGAAGAAATAGTGTAATTGAATTATTGAGTAATAAGCAGAAACAAATGTCATCTCATTATCATTAATATATTGGGAGGCTATCTTATGTCACATGTTCATTTATTTCTGCTGAAACCTGTTTTATGCTTTTTTTAAACTCGGCAGCTGTTCAGATTTAGTTTCATTAATCATCAATGCTTTAAATGACAATTTTACAGGGGGCTGGGAGTTATTATGCACCTCAGTTTGTTACTGTTGCACCTCCCAATCTCACAGGAGCCAGCTGCTTGGAATTTGGACagtgtatacagtgtatacatGCCAGGACTCTAAACAGGGCAAGGAGAGAGGTAAAGGAGGGAGAagggggttaaaataaataaataataataataaaaaaacatgaggGTTTGAATTGAATGACTTACCTCACAAGTACCCCCCAGCACACACATTTTAATGGCTTGAGCCACCCTTTCTATTTGCATACTGTAAAGTATTAATGGTTAAAGGGAGAGACTGCTGCAGAATTTGTatggtataaaaagatagataatccttttattatctaTTTCCCATTAATGCATGACCAACacgcttatattaatatactttttacctctatgattaccttgtatctaagtctctgcagacccTTATCTAAGGGCTatttacagacatgcattttatccaatcagtgttgactcataaataactccacgagagtaagcacaatgttatctagatgacacacatgaactagcgctgtctagctgtgaacaattgccaaaatgcacagagataagaggcggccttcaagggcttagaaattagcatataagcgtacctaggtttagatttcaacaaataataacaagagaacaaagcaaattttatgattaaaataaattagaaaattatttataattgcatgccctatctgaatcatggaggtttaattttgaatagactgcccctttaatcagcTTCTGTAGAAAAGTTTCAGAAAAAAAATAAGTGTAGCTACTGGTGAAAACAATATGGGGTTGATAACAATCCTATAGAAttttttatctaatgatttttctacaaaatgtacctttaaagtttatgtggatttttgtagataaatcatttgacaaGCTTTTCTAAGGTAGTGTGATAGACAatcataaatataattaataagtatTTGAAGAGGCCTTACATGCAGGGACGGAATTACTGCAGGTGCAGCTGGTGAAGTGGCACTGGGCCCcgagtgctgggggggggggggcatagcagcaGAGGGAGCAGAGCTGGCTaaaaatctaaacttttttttgtatgtgattttttcttctctcctaatcaatttctagcttaaagggacagtatactgtaaaatagttttcccttaatgtgtttacaattgctttttttaccaactgcagagtaaaaaatgtatgaaaattagctttttaaggtttatttctgtatattaaagctctgattttgtgttttgaagccacagcctaataaaataggttgagcttgtaggtataatctgatctcattactgtatcacattgtgtacatataactgcttctttatcttatatctgtccttaaaacaatcaccaatactttgagagaacaatggaaaatcaacattttattaccttatctctgctttatcacactgggagtgtaatttcttctgctggctgtgtttacaaagcttatctatagctggtacgcgcggccacaaactttcagaataggtggggataccacatgctaaattaacatttcaaatgccaatataagggtaaaggagctacttgtaaacaatttaatacactccagcaggtaaagtggatcattgggaacaaattgaaggggagacattttttgagtaaactgtccctttaagttgtagttaaagggataggaaagtcaaaattaaacttgcaagaatcagatagaggatatcatttaagatacttttcaaatcccttctgttttcaaatgtgctttgttctcttagtatcggtTGATAAAaatgaatactcacatatcctacacagctatctgctgattggtgtctgaatACATTTttcacttgtgattggctaactagatatgctcGGCTAGctggcagtagtgcaatgctgttccttcagaaaaggataacaagagaatgaagcacatttgaaaataaaagtatatttgaaagttgtttaaaattgtatgttctattcaaaccatgaattacatttttggggtttcctgtccttttaaaggaataggaaattataattaaacttgcatgattccaataaagcatgcaattttaagacacttttaaactcaCTTCTAATTTCAAATTACTGggtgctagttggtgattggtgccagcacacatttgtctcttgtgattagctcacTAGATGtgatcaactagctcccagtagtacattcctGCTCCtgcagcaaaggatagcaagaaaatttggtaaattacataatagaaccaaattagaaagttgtttgaaattgtatactctatgtctacaaaaaaaacaaaaacaaattggagAGTTAATATctggtttaatttaaaaaaaaatcatctttaaaGACATTTTTATTCATAAGGTTTTAACTTTTCTGGACAATGGCATGCATCTTGCAAGACCCACTTGCTTACCactaagttacctttggggggacAAACAAATTCTTACACCAATGCCCTCTGTTCATTAAGTCCTCCACTGCTCACATGAACTGGTAATTTAAAAGATCCCTTAGACATTAGTCTTTTATTTATAATTTGCTAGCATATATTGTGAAGCtcaaaagactttttttttattttaacagtaaaGGATGGCTCCAGACAACATTAATTAATCAGATTAATTATGCTTCGTAAAACCTATTCTCATCCATCCAAAAAAAGCTACTAAGAGCACATTCTGCAAGGAATTTTTAGGCATTAGCTCTgagttaatgaaagaaaaaaaaactttctcaATTATGTCATGAATTGAAAGTAATTGTGGCTaggtaaatttatttttatattcattggCAAAAAGATACATAAAATTTTCCAAtcgtgggccagattacaagtggagcactatttaatgctccagcTCAAGTGTTAACTCTGCTaagagtaagctttttgtgcatgtatTACGAGTTTAAACTGTATTCGCTCGTGCAATAACCAACAATCGTAAACAGCCAACCTTACAATATCGCACACGTGATaacttattccccatagaagtcaatagagcaaaaaagtagaaaaagaacaccctacttgcgtgcaaaccatATTGAATATTCTCAATTGAGCttatctgacatgaaaatatgaatatatgaatatttcacaaaccAATGTTCTTATACcttaatttatatatactgtatttatatatatatatatatatatatatatatatatatatatatacatacacatatatatatatatatatacacatatatatatatatatatatatatatatatatatatatatatatatatatatatatata
This genomic window contains:
- the SLITRK2 gene encoding SLIT and NTRK-like protein 2, which encodes MLNGALLLSIISVAGILKTESRKTAKDICKIRCLCEEKENVLNINCENKGFTSVSLLLPPQSRIYQLFLNGNLLSRLYPNEFVNYSNAVTLHLGNNELQDIKTGAFNGLKTLKRLHLNNNKLEMLKEETFQGLENLEYLQADYNFISVIEAGAFSKLNKLKVLILNDNLLLSLPNNVFRFVLLTHLDLRGNRLKMLPFAGVLEHIGGIMEIQLEENPWNCTCDLIPLKAWLDTITVFVGEIVCETPFRLHGKDVTQLTKQDLCPRKSASDTNQRSAHPAFSDPRIQRQPPTYNPAVTPTRAPKASRPPKTRNRPTPRVTVSKDRQIFGPIMVYQTKSPVPLTCPDACVCTSQNSDSGLNVNCQERKISNISDLQPKPSNPRKLYLTGNYLQIVYKNDLQEFSSLDLLHLGNNRIAIIQEGAFSNLTSLRRLYLNGNYLEILYPSMFDGLYSLQYLYLEYNVIKDILPHTFDALSNLQLLFLNNNLLRSLPNNVFKGTALTRLNLRNNHFSYLPVKGVLDQLTAYIQIDLQENPWDCTCDILRLKDWIEQSSSTVVVQEVTCESPVKHAGEHLRLIAKEAICPEYPNFSDANLLSFNHKTYTVHPLSVSPSPYTELHTEVPLSVLILGLLVVFILSVCFGAGLFVFVLKRRKGVQSVPSSSANNLDISSFQLQYGSYNPGSNEKTEAHVYNYIPPPVGQMCQNPIYMQKEGDPVAYYRNLQEFSYSKLDHKKDDPTTIAYTISTTELLEKQPSAESEILYQNIAERVKELPSGGVVHYNFCTLPKRQLMPAYESRRQNQDRINKTVLYGTPRKYFAEQSKHEHLLLQGKLQSEPDYLEVLEKQTAISQL